In one window of Janthinobacterium sp. 1_2014MBL_MicDiv DNA:
- a CDS encoding membrane-bound PQQ-dependent dehydrogenase, glucose/quinate/shikimate family → MLLTAVIFILLGLALAGGGAWLVSLGGSWYYVVAGIGMIVAGALVWKGRRSAQPFLALLLFATLIWSVIEVKFDWWQLLPRLDIWFAAAVWLLLPFIDRRLDPPLRAGAKPRDAGKSALLAAVVATAAVGVFSLFQDYYTLHGEVPAENMAAAPEGDYAPGVAPNDWAAYGRSGYGDRYAPAAQITPANASQLKEAWVYHTGDFKGPNDPGEIANEVTPLKVNGMLYICTPHNIVIALDPDTGKELWRHDPKINRDASSYQHMICRGVAYWDVNAGRAKDSPAPEAAGMECPRRIFAPTMDATLIAVNADTGEACKSFGENGVIGLYHGMGMKKRGFLMPTSPPAVAQNVVVMAASVTDNFSTEEPSGVIRGYDPVTGKLMWNWDASNPDDTAPIADGKTYTNNSPNSWGVSSVDEKLGMVYIPMGNETPDTWGGNRNPHGEKYNSAIVALDLATGKVRWVYQTVHHDIWDMDIGGQPTLVDIDTPKGKIPSVVATTKRGDIYVIDRRDGSLVVPAPEKPVPTANAAPGDRLSPTQPFSALTFLPEKNISETDMWGTTPFDQLACRIIFRQHRYEGPFTPQTVAEGKIKGAIISPGPLGIFEWGGAAVDPGRQLLLVNPDYMGFLERLVPRAQANAKGGTGSEMGLQPQTGVPFAVEIKPFLSPLGFPCQAPPWGYIAAVDLRTMKKVWMHKNGTTRDSAPVPIALPLGVPSLGGISTTGGGVAFLSSTLDYYIRGYDVRNGKTVWKARLPAGGQATPMSYVSDKTGKQYVVVMAGGHGSLGTKMGDSLVAFALPDEAVNEAGKAK, encoded by the coding sequence TTGCTACTCACCGCAGTCATCTTTATCTTGCTGGGCCTGGCGCTTGCCGGCGGCGGCGCCTGGCTCGTCAGCCTGGGCGGTTCCTGGTATTACGTCGTGGCCGGTATCGGCATGATAGTTGCCGGTGCGCTCGTGTGGAAAGGACGGCGCAGCGCCCAGCCTTTCCTGGCATTGCTGCTGTTCGCCACCCTGATCTGGTCCGTGATCGAAGTGAAGTTCGACTGGTGGCAATTGTTGCCGCGCCTGGATATCTGGTTCGCGGCCGCCGTCTGGCTGCTGCTGCCGTTCATCGACCGCCGCCTCGATCCGCCTTTGCGTGCCGGGGCGAAACCGCGCGACGCGGGCAAGAGCGCCTTGCTGGCTGCCGTCGTGGCGACGGCGGCCGTGGGCGTGTTTTCGCTGTTCCAGGATTATTACACCCTGCATGGCGAGGTGCCGGCCGAAAACATGGCGGCCGCCCCCGAAGGCGATTACGCGCCGGGCGTGGCACCCAATGACTGGGCCGCGTATGGCCGCTCCGGCTATGGCGACCGCTACGCGCCGGCCGCGCAGATCACGCCGGCCAACGCCTCGCAGCTGAAAGAGGCGTGGGTCTACCATACGGGCGACTTCAAGGGGCCGAACGACCCGGGCGAGATCGCCAACGAAGTCACGCCGCTGAAGGTCAACGGCATGCTGTATATCTGCACGCCGCACAACATCGTCATCGCGCTCGATCCGGACACGGGCAAGGAGCTCTGGCGCCACGATCCGAAGATCAACCGCGACGCCTCGAGCTACCAGCACATGATCTGCCGCGGCGTGGCGTACTGGGACGTCAACGCGGGCCGCGCCAAGGACAGCCCGGCGCCGGAAGCGGCCGGCATGGAGTGTCCGCGCCGCATCTTCGCGCCCACGATGGATGCGACCTTGATCGCCGTCAATGCCGATACGGGCGAAGCGTGCAAGAGCTTTGGCGAAAATGGCGTGATCGGCCTGTACCATGGCATGGGCATGAAGAAGCGCGGTTTCCTGATGCCGACCTCGCCGCCGGCCGTGGCGCAGAACGTGGTGGTGATGGCCGCCAGCGTAACCGACAACTTTTCCACGGAAGAACCCTCGGGCGTGATCCGTGGCTACGACCCCGTCACGGGCAAGCTGATGTGGAACTGGGATGCTTCGAACCCGGACGACACGGCGCCCATCGCCGATGGCAAGACCTACACCAACAACTCGCCCAACTCGTGGGGCGTGTCCAGCGTTGATGAAAAGCTGGGCATGGTGTACATCCCCATGGGCAACGAAACGCCCGATACCTGGGGCGGCAACCGCAACCCCCATGGCGAGAAATACAATAGCGCCATCGTCGCGCTCGATCTGGCCACCGGCAAGGTGCGCTGGGTGTACCAGACCGTGCACCACGACATCTGGGACATGGATATCGGCGGCCAGCCCACCTTGGTCGACATCGACACGCCGAAAGGCAAAATCCCTTCCGTCGTCGCCACCACCAAGCGCGGCGACATCTATGTGATCGACCGCCGCGACGGCAGCCTGGTCGTGCCGGCGCCGGAAAAACCCGTGCCGACAGCCAACGCCGCCCCTGGCGACCGCCTGTCGCCCACGCAGCCGTTCTCGGCCCTGACTTTCTTGCCCGAGAAAAATATCAGCGAGACGGACATGTGGGGCACGACGCCATTCGACCAGCTGGCGTGCCGCATCATCTTCCGCCAGCACCGCTATGAAGGCCCGTTCACGCCGCAGACGGTGGCCGAGGGCAAGATCAAGGGCGCCATCATCTCGCCTGGCCCGCTCGGCATCTTCGAGTGGGGCGGGGCGGCCGTCGATCCTGGCCGGCAATTGTTGCTGGTCAATCCAGACTATATGGGCTTTCTGGAACGCCTGGTGCCGCGCGCGCAAGCCAACGCGAAGGGCGGCACGGGGTCGGAAATGGGCTTGCAGCCGCAGACGGGCGTGCCGTTCGCCGTGGAAATCAAGCCCTTCCTGTCGCCGCTGGGCTTCCCTTGCCAGGCGCCGCCGTGGGGCTATATCGCCGCCGTCGACTTGCGCACCATGAAAAAAGTGTGGATGCACAAGAACGGCACCACGCGCGACAGCGCTCCCGTGCCCATCGCCTTGCCGCTGGGCGTGCCCAGCCTGGGCGGCATCAGCACCACGGGCGGTGGCGTGGCATTCCTCAGCAGCACGCTGGACTACTACATCCGCGGCTACGACGTGCGCAATGGCAAAACCGTGTGGAAAGCCCGCCTGCCGGCCGGCGGCCAGGCGACGCCGATGAGCTATGTCTCCGACAAGACGGGCAAGCAATATGTGGTGGTGATGGCTGGCGGCCACGGCTCATTGGGCACGAAGATGGGCGATAGCCTGGTGGCGTTTGCCTTGCCGGACGAAGCGGTGAATGAGGCGGGGAAAGCGAAGTAG
- a CDS encoding response regulator, whose product MQADDVCTTQKAAELLGISVTSVQQLVEAGVIEAWKTKGGHRRIPLSAVHAYKSGYTQHSQESRAPRPARQDGGLRAPSILVIEDHPIERALYQKQIASWGLQASLRFCENGYQALLEIARDQPDILLSDIIMEGIDGYEVIRTILADPLLADMHIAMLSSLSPEALDARGGVPPGVVFFSKPVNYDELRGYLRACCASHARHGTA is encoded by the coding sequence ATGCAAGCTGATGACGTCTGCACCACGCAAAAAGCCGCCGAATTGCTCGGCATTTCCGTCACCTCGGTGCAGCAGCTGGTGGAGGCGGGCGTCATCGAGGCGTGGAAGACCAAGGGCGGCCACCGCCGCATCCCCCTGTCGGCCGTGCACGCCTACAAGAGTGGCTACACACAACATAGTCAGGAGTCGCGCGCGCCGCGTCCCGCGCGGCAGGACGGCGGCCTGCGCGCGCCTTCCATCCTCGTGATCGAGGATCATCCGATCGAGCGTGCGCTGTATCAAAAGCAGATTGCCTCATGGGGCTTGCAGGCCAGCTTGCGCTTCTGCGAAAATGGCTACCAGGCATTGCTGGAAATCGCCCGCGACCAACCCGATATTTTATTGAGCGATATCATCATGGAAGGCATCGACGGCTACGAAGTGATACGCACCATCCTGGCCGACCCGCTGCTGGCGGACATGCACATCGCCATGCTGTCGAGCCTGTCGCCGGAAGCGCTCGATGCAAGGGGCGGCGTGCCTCCGGGCGTGGTGTTCTTCTCCAAGCCCGTCAACTACGACGAATTGCGCGGCTACCTGCGCGCCTGCTGCGCCAGCCACGCGCGGCACGGCACCGCCTGA
- a CDS encoding Hpt domain-containing protein → MPAYRHIDPALLLHAACQDVPLFLTLCQTYLDTAPAMFGQLAQAVRSGTPQAIVHGSHGLRGSVALLGATALVSRLAELERLARLQERPAPGWLDETARLLALVEAEVRRGMAEYQETQA, encoded by the coding sequence ATGCCAGCCTACCGCCATATCGACCCCGCCCTGCTGCTGCACGCCGCTTGCCAGGACGTGCCGCTGTTCCTCACGCTGTGCCAGACCTATCTCGATACGGCGCCGGCCATGTTTGGCCAGCTCGCGCAGGCCGTGCGCAGCGGCACGCCGCAAGCCATCGTGCACGGCAGCCATGGCTTGCGCGGCAGCGTGGCGCTGCTGGGCGCCACGGCGCTGGTCAGCCGCCTGGCCGAGCTGGAACGGCTGGCGCGCCTGCAGGAGCGGCCAGCGCCGGGCTGGCTCGATGAAACGGCGCGCCTGCTGGCGCTCGTGGAGGCAGAAGTGCGGCGCGGCATGGCCGAGTACCAGGAAACGCAAGCATGA
- a CDS encoding NnrS family protein, whose translation MAITPISEPSSPAAAPGAAPWHARHAVWQLGFRPFYLLAALFAAVSIPLWLASYAGLLQGGLHVGLGWHMHEMVFGFALAVIVGFLYTAGRNWTGLPTPHGAPLMALAGLWLAGRMAMLCLTGPLAPMAALVDWLFLPLATYPLYRVLRRSGNTRNLFLVGLLALLALANGLYHAAALGWLSLSLFLPVQAAILIIVLIESVIGARVIPMFTRNGAPGSTPVASPKRALMAAACMALASIAWLAGAPAWATAPLALAAGAMSLANLLAWQPRRTLRVPLLWILHLSYAWIGIGFALLALASWQLLPASAAFHALTVGSMAGLIIGMMTRTTLGHTGRPLKAGRAEAGMYWLVQLGALARLLAAVGPTPSVLPSLWAAGLCWSLAFALYVLVYAPYLWRARVDGREG comes from the coding sequence ATGGCCATTACTCCCATCAGCGAACCATCATCTCCTGCCGCCGCTCCCGGTGCCGCACCGTGGCATGCCCGCCATGCCGTCTGGCAGCTGGGTTTTCGTCCGTTCTACCTGCTGGCCGCACTGTTCGCGGCTGTCAGCATTCCCCTGTGGCTGGCCAGCTATGCCGGCCTGCTGCAGGGCGGTCTGCACGTCGGGCTGGGCTGGCATATGCACGAGATGGTGTTCGGCTTCGCGCTGGCCGTCATCGTCGGCTTCCTGTACACGGCGGGGCGCAACTGGACGGGACTGCCCACGCCGCACGGCGCACCGCTGATGGCGCTGGCGGGGCTGTGGCTGGCCGGACGCATGGCCATGCTGTGCCTGACCGGCCCGCTGGCGCCCATGGCGGCGCTGGTGGACTGGCTGTTCCTGCCGCTGGCCACGTATCCGCTGTACCGCGTGCTGCGCCGCTCGGGCAATACGCGCAACTTGTTCCTCGTCGGCTTGCTGGCCCTGCTGGCGCTGGCCAACGGCCTGTATCACGCGGCCGCGCTGGGCTGGCTGTCGCTGTCGCTGTTCCTGCCCGTGCAGGCGGCCATTCTGATTATCGTGCTGATCGAATCGGTGATCGGCGCGCGCGTCATTCCCATGTTTACGCGCAATGGCGCACCGGGCAGCACGCCCGTGGCCAGTCCGAAGCGGGCGCTGATGGCCGCGGCATGCATGGCGCTGGCCAGCATCGCCTGGCTGGCGGGCGCGCCGGCCTGGGCGACGGCGCCGCTGGCCCTGGCGGCAGGCGCCATGTCGCTGGCCAACCTGCTGGCCTGGCAGCCGCGGCGCACCCTGCGCGTACCGCTGCTGTGGATCTTGCACCTGTCGTACGCGTGGATAGGCATCGGCTTTGCGCTGCTGGCGCTGGCCAGCTGGCAGCTGCTGCCGGCCAGCGCCGCATTCCACGCGTTGACCGTGGGGTCGATGGCGGGCCTGATCATCGGCATGATGACGCGCACGACCCTGGGCCACACGGGGCGCCCCCTCAAGGCGGGCAGGGCGGAAGCGGGCATGTACTGGCTGGTGCAGCTGGGTGCGCTGGCGCGGCTGCTGGCAGCTGTCGGCCCCACGCCATCGGTGCTGCCGTCGCTGTGGGCGGCAGGCTTGTGCTGGTCGCTGGCGTTTGCCTTGTATGTGCTGGTTTATGCGCCTTACCTGTGGCGCGCGCGCGTCGATGGGCGTGAAGGCTGA
- a CDS encoding response regulator, which translates to METPVKPITVMLVDDHALFRSGIRSLLQRHTDFSVVGEAADGVEGIKRAIQLQPDVVLLDLNMAGMSGVEALQLMQHDCPDTAIVMLTVSEDAEDLATALRAGACGYLIKNIDADYLVRAIRRAAAGEVVIAEAMTGKLVAQLQAGTRREEPVSELDKLTPREKEIIDCLSRGESNKGIARTLDLAESTVKIHVQNVLKKLNLTSRVQAAVYAVEHRQGK; encoded by the coding sequence ATGGAGACTCCCGTCAAACCGATCACCGTCATGCTGGTCGATGACCACGCGCTGTTCCGCAGCGGCATACGCTCGCTGCTGCAGCGGCATACGGATTTTTCCGTCGTGGGCGAGGCGGCCGACGGCGTGGAAGGCATCAAGCGCGCCATCCAGCTGCAGCCCGACGTGGTGCTGCTGGACCTGAACATGGCCGGCATGTCCGGCGTGGAAGCGCTGCAGCTGATGCAGCACGATTGCCCGGACACGGCCATCGTCATGCTGACCGTTTCCGAGGACGCCGAAGACCTGGCCACGGCCCTGCGCGCGGGCGCCTGCGGTTATCTGATCAAGAATATCGACGCCGATTACCTGGTGCGCGCCATCCGCCGCGCGGCCGCCGGCGAAGTCGTCATCGCCGAAGCCATGACGGGCAAGCTGGTGGCGCAGCTGCAGGCGGGCACGCGGCGCGAAGAACCCGTGTCGGAGCTGGACAAGCTGACCCCGCGCGAAAAGGAGATCATCGACTGCCTGTCGCGCGGCGAGAGCAACAAGGGCATCGCCCGCACGCTGGACCTGGCCGAAAGCACGGTGAAGATCCACGTGCAGAACGTGCTGAAAAAGCTCAACCTGACCAGCCGCGTGCAGGCGGCCGTGTATGCGGTCGAGCACCGCCAGGGCAAGTAG
- a CDS encoding type IV pili methyl-accepting chemotaxis transducer N-terminal domain-containing protein has protein sequence MKFKAMFSSWQKLSTKIVGALLLMLVLALTAIGCTLFLSWQLEGSSAAINETGRLRMQTYRLTLLIASDARVQAQQQALLIDETLAKIAHGDPQRPLFLPPSTAIKSEFERIGDAWRDGLRPAALAADSTARARQFEHEADTFVGQVDQLVRLIEHDSEQRTFWLRASQLVLLAMAILGTVSMIFLMFMLIIEPVTRLRLGMQRMKERDFSVRLAVESNDEFGQLASGFNQMADRLQALYGNLEEGVRSKTATLEYRNRELALLYESAAFLQRPQPLEDICGGFMQRIVDYFEADGSTVRVLDAERGNLHMVVHTGLSEELVASEHCLKVGDCLCGTAVEMKVAKVHDMRRIDKAHELRCHREGFATVSVFHIHAHEQHLGFFNLHFRHARVFSARELALLETLGQLLGIALENLRLAAREREMAISEERNLVAQGLHDSIAQSLNFLNLQVQMLDDSVRHARFDEVAGIVPALHAGVKESYEDVRELLANFRSRLMEDDLIGSLRAALEKFRRQTGIDAELLADVDGAPFPREQQLQLLFIVQEALSNIRKHAQASHVEVRLDDHQDFTLTISDNGVGFDAAAVLEKGDSHVGIHIMRERAQRIEATFEVHAAPGRGTTVELHLPRAQRRAA, from the coding sequence ATGAAATTTAAAGCGATGTTTTCCTCCTGGCAGAAACTGTCGACCAAGATCGTCGGCGCGCTGCTGCTCATGCTGGTCCTGGCCCTGACGGCCATCGGCTGCACCCTGTTCCTGTCGTGGCAGCTGGAAGGCAGTTCGGCCGCCATCAACGAGACGGGGCGGCTGCGCATGCAGACCTACCGTCTGACCCTGCTGATCGCCAGCGATGCCCGCGTGCAGGCGCAGCAGCAGGCGCTGCTGATCGACGAAACCCTGGCCAAGATCGCCCACGGCGACCCGCAGCGTCCTTTGTTCCTGCCGCCCAGCACCGCCATCAAGTCCGAATTCGAGCGCATCGGCGACGCCTGGCGCGATGGCTTGCGCCCGGCCGCCCTGGCCGCCGACAGCACGGCGCGCGCGCGCCAGTTCGAGCATGAGGCCGACACCTTTGTCGGCCAGGTCGACCAGCTGGTGCGCCTGATCGAGCACGATAGCGAGCAGCGCACGTTCTGGCTGCGCGCCTCGCAGCTGGTCTTGCTGGCCATGGCGATACTCGGCACGGTCAGCATGATCTTCCTGATGTTCATGCTGATCATCGAGCCCGTGACGCGGCTGCGCCTGGGCATGCAGCGCATGAAGGAGCGCGATTTCAGCGTGCGCCTGGCCGTCGAGAGCAATGACGAATTCGGCCAGCTGGCCAGTGGCTTCAACCAGATGGCCGACCGCCTGCAAGCTCTGTACGGCAATTTGGAAGAGGGCGTGCGCAGCAAGACGGCCACCCTCGAATACCGCAACCGCGAACTGGCGCTGCTGTACGAAAGCGCCGCCTTCTTGCAGCGCCCGCAGCCGTTGGAAGACATCTGCGGCGGCTTCATGCAGCGCATCGTCGATTATTTCGAGGCCGATGGCTCCACCGTGCGCGTGCTCGACGCCGAGCGCGGCAACCTGCACATGGTGGTGCACACGGGCCTGTCCGAGGAACTGGTGGCGTCCGAACACTGCCTGAAGGTGGGCGACTGCCTGTGCGGCACGGCCGTCGAAATGAAGGTGGCGAAGGTGCACGACATGCGCCGCATCGACAAGGCGCACGAGCTGCGCTGCCACCGCGAAGGCTTCGCCACCGTCTCCGTCTTCCATATCCATGCGCATGAACAGCACCTGGGCTTCTTCAACCTGCATTTCCGCCATGCGCGCGTGTTTTCCGCGCGCGAGCTGGCCTTGCTGGAAACCCTGGGCCAGCTGCTGGGCATCGCGCTGGAAAACCTGCGCCTGGCCGCGCGCGAACGCGAGATGGCCATTTCCGAAGAGCGCAACCTGGTGGCGCAGGGCTTGCACGACAGCATCGCGCAAAGCCTCAATTTCCTCAACCTGCAAGTGCAGATGCTCGACGACTCCGTGCGCCATGCGCGTTTCGACGAGGTGGCCGGCATCGTGCCGGCCCTGCATGCGGGCGTGAAGGAAAGCTATGAAGACGTGCGCGAGCTGCTGGCGAACTTCCGCAGCCGTCTGATGGAAGACGACTTGATCGGCTCCCTGCGCGCGGCGCTGGAGAAATTCCGTCGCCAGACGGGCATCGACGCCGAACTGCTGGCCGATGTCGATGGCGCGCCATTCCCACGCGAGCAGCAATTGCAGCTATTATTCATCGTGCAGGAAGCGCTGTCGAACATCCGCAAGCACGCCCAGGCCAGTCATGTCGAGGTGCGGCTGGACGATCACCAGGACTTTACGCTGACGATCAGCGACAACGGCGTCGGTTTCGATGCCGCGGCCGTACTGGAAAAGGGCGACAGCCATGTCGGCATCCACATCATGCGCGAGCGCGCGCAGCGCATCGAGGCCACGTTCGAGGTGCATGCCGCGCCAGGGCGGGGCACCACGGTCGAGCTGCACCTGCCGCGCGCGCAGCGGCGCGCCGCATGA
- the moaA gene encoding GTP 3',8-cyclase MoaA — protein MSSVKLQDRFGRSIDYVRLSVTDRCDLRCSYCMPKGFRGFEEPKDWLTFDEIERLLGIFVRLGTRRVRLTGGEPLLRRKLPELAHKLSSLPGLQDLSLSTNATQLGKHATALRAAGVDRINVSLDSLDRACMQQITGRDSLQPILDGLMAGKAAGFDPIKINMVAMRGVNDGQIEAMAAFCIEQQFILRLIEAMPMGSTGRDAHYMPLAAVRERLAARFGLVPQAQELGGGPARYLATPDGRSSIGFITPMSQHFCASCNRVRLSVDGTLYLCLGQEEKFAFGPMLRGGATDAELEAAIRAAIELKPQQHDFNTQPDKIIRFMAQTGG, from the coding sequence ATGAGTAGCGTCAAGTTGCAGGACCGTTTTGGCCGTTCGATCGATTATGTGCGGCTGTCCGTCACCGACCGCTGCGACTTGCGCTGCAGTTATTGCATGCCCAAGGGCTTTCGCGGCTTCGAAGAACCGAAGGATTGGCTGACGTTCGATGAAATCGAGCGCCTGCTGGGCATTTTCGTACGCCTCGGCACGCGCCGCGTGCGCCTGACGGGCGGCGAGCCGCTGTTGCGGCGCAAGCTGCCCGAGCTGGCGCACAAGCTGTCGTCGCTGCCCGGCCTGCAGGACCTGTCGCTGTCGACGAATGCCACGCAACTGGGCAAGCACGCCACGGCCTTGCGCGCGGCGGGCGTGGACCGCATCAATGTCAGCCTTGATTCGCTCGACCGCGCCTGCATGCAGCAGATCACGGGGCGCGACAGCCTGCAACCCATCCTCGATGGCCTGATGGCGGGCAAGGCGGCCGGTTTTGATCCGATCAAGATCAATATGGTGGCCATGCGCGGCGTCAATGACGGCCAGATCGAGGCCATGGCGGCGTTTTGCATCGAGCAGCAGTTCATCCTGCGCCTGATCGAAGCCATGCCCATGGGCAGCACGGGGCGCGATGCCCACTACATGCCGCTGGCCGCCGTGCGCGAGCGCCTGGCGGCCCGCTTCGGCCTGGTGCCGCAGGCGCAGGAGCTGGGCGGCGGGCCGGCGCGCTACCTGGCCACGCCCGATGGACGCTCGAGCATCGGCTTCATCACGCCCATGTCGCAGCATTTTTGCGCCAGCTGCAACCGCGTGCGCCTGTCCGTCGATGGTACCCTGTACCTGTGCCTGGGACAGGAAGAGAAATTCGCCTTCGGTCCCATGCTGCGTGGCGGCGCCACCGATGCGGAGCTGGAAGCGGCGATCCGCGCGGCCATCGAACTGAAGCCGCAGCAGCATGATTTCAACACGCAGCCGGACAAGATTATCCGTTTCATGGCCCAAACCGGAGGCTGA
- a CDS encoding peptidylprolyl isomerase, which produces MGISVNGIDIDDADIARELPHHDRAGNPLKQAVHELVLRRLLLDEAQRLGVQGTSIDDRIEALFAQEVRVPPADDAACRTFYAQRPQLFRSGALVEARHILFQVTPEAPLELLRATAQAVLDALKLAPERFAELAAQYSNCPSGALGGNLGQLSPGQSVPEFDALLFRLEEGALAGHLLETRFGYHVVQVLRRVEGQAIPYEAVQAQIADRLSRAAWQRAVHQYLHLLVGRAEIAGIELEGTASPLVQ; this is translated from the coding sequence ATGGGAATCTCCGTCAATGGCATCGATATCGACGATGCCGACATCGCGCGGGAACTGCCGCATCACGACAGGGCCGGCAATCCGCTGAAACAGGCCGTGCATGAACTGGTGCTGCGCCGGTTGCTGCTGGACGAGGCGCAGCGCCTCGGCGTGCAGGGCACCAGCATTGATGACCGCATCGAGGCGCTGTTCGCGCAGGAAGTGCGCGTGCCGCCCGCCGACGATGCGGCCTGCCGCACGTTTTACGCGCAGCGCCCGCAGCTGTTTCGCAGCGGCGCGCTGGTCGAGGCGCGCCACATCCTGTTCCAGGTGACGCCCGAGGCGCCTTTGGAACTGCTGCGCGCCACGGCGCAAGCCGTGCTCGATGCCTTGAAACTGGCGCCCGAGCGCTTTGCGGAACTGGCGGCGCAGTACTCGAACTGCCCGTCCGGCGCGCTGGGGGGCAATCTGGGCCAGCTGTCGCCGGGCCAGAGCGTGCCGGAATTCGATGCGCTGCTGTTTCGCCTGGAAGAGGGCGCGCTGGCCGGCCACTTGCTGGAAACGCGCTTCGGCTACCACGTGGTGCAGGTGCTGCGCCGGGTCGAAGGCCAGGCCATTCCCTACGAGGCGGTGCAGGCGCAGATCGCCGACCGCCTGTCGCGCGCGGCCTGGCAGCGCGCCGTGCACCAGTACCTGCATTTGCTGGTGGGCCGCGCCGAGATCGCCGGCATCGAGCTGGAAGGCACAGCCAGTCCGTTAGTGCAATAG
- the narI gene encoding respiratory nitrate reductase subunit gamma gives MSHYLHQFVYGIYPYIALAIFFLGSLIRFDREQYTWKSDSSQLLHRGSLRLGNILFHIGIIGLLFGHAAGLLTPVWVWDTLGVSHSLKQGVAMAAGGVMGGLCLVGLLILLARRFSNDRLRAVTTAGDKLVMLWILLTLLLGLSSIFVSASHMDGHMMVLLMQWAQHIVTFRADAASFIVDAPLVFKLHLFMGMSLFVIFPFTRLVHVWSGFGAIGYLGRAYQLVRRR, from the coding sequence ATGAGTCATTACCTGCATCAATTCGTCTACGGCATCTATCCGTACATCGCGCTGGCCATCTTTTTTCTCGGTAGCCTGATCCGTTTCGACCGCGAGCAATACACGTGGAAGTCCGATTCCAGCCAGCTGTTGCACCGCGGCAGCCTGCGCCTGGGCAATATCCTTTTCCATATCGGCATCATCGGCCTGCTGTTCGGCCATGCGGCCGGCTTGCTGACCCCTGTCTGGGTGTGGGACACCCTGGGCGTGTCGCACAGCCTGAAGCAGGGCGTGGCCATGGCGGCCGGCGGCGTGATGGGCGGCCTGTGCCTGGTCGGCCTGCTGATCCTGCTGGCGCGCCGCTTTTCCAATGACCGGCTGCGCGCCGTCACCACGGCCGGCGACAAGCTGGTGATGCTGTGGATTTTGCTGACCTTGCTGCTGGGTCTGTCGTCGATCTTTGTCTCCGCCTCGCACATGGATGGCCACATGATGGTCTTGCTGATGCAATGGGCGCAGCACATCGTCACCTTCCGCGCCGACGCGGCCAGCTTCATCGTCGACGCGCCGCTGGTCTTCAAGCTGCACCTGTTCATGGGCATGTCGCTGTTCGTCATCTTCCCGTTCACCCGCCTGGTGCACGTGTGGAGCGGCTTTGGCGCCATCGGCTACCTGGGCCGCGCTTACCAGTTGGTGCGCCGCCGTTAA
- the narJ gene encoding nitrate reductase molybdenum cofactor assembly chaperone, with amino-acid sequence MDYAMNHYHILSRLLLYPEPELIAHLPQLDAALAAVPEQHALLRPLLAHLESSSLIDLQQQYVATFDRNPSHSLHLFEHIHGESRDRGQAMVDLMEEYKRHGLQMVGDDLPDFVPLFLEFLAQLDEAAAAPLLGDAVHVLAHIGRKLAANGSPYAPVFTLLERLSPVAAETLAEPPVRDMDEALETFGPGADGVEPLLRQGHGQVAGGVHPVHFHPQPRRAA; translated from the coding sequence ATGGACTACGCCATGAACCACTATCACATCCTCTCGCGCCTGCTGCTGTATCCGGAGCCCGAGCTGATCGCCCACCTGCCGCAGCTCGATGCCGCGCTGGCGGCCGTGCCGGAACAGCACGCGCTGCTGCGGCCCTTGCTGGCGCACCTGGAAAGCAGCAGCCTGATCGACCTGCAGCAGCAGTACGTAGCCACCTTCGACCGCAATCCCTCGCACTCGCTGCACCTGTTCGAGCATATCCACGGCGAATCGCGCGACCGGGGCCAGGCCATGGTCGACCTGATGGAGGAATACAAGCGCCACGGCCTGCAGATGGTGGGCGACGACTTGCCCGACTTCGTGCCGCTGTTCCTGGAGTTCCTGGCGCAGCTCGACGAGGCGGCTGCCGCGCCATTGCTGGGCGACGCCGTGCACGTGCTGGCGCATATCGGCCGCAAGCTGGCGGCCAACGGCAGCCCGTATGCGCCTGTCTTCACCCTGCTCGAACGCCTGAGCCCCGTGGCGGCAGAAACGCTGGCCGAACCGCCGGTGCGCGACATGGACGAAGCGCTGGAAACCTTCGGTCCAGGTGCGGACGGCGTCGAGCCGCTGCTGCGCCAAGGCCATGGCCAGGTCGCGGGCGGCGTCCATCCCGTGCATTTTCACCCGCAGCCGCGGCGCGCCGCCTGA